The Marivivens sp. LCG002 genome contains a region encoding:
- a CDS encoding sarcosine oxidase subunit delta yields the protein MLTLQCPYCGVDAEETELQGGGEAHLKRFGPGSNDDDFEGYLFLRENQKGIHFERWRHAYGCGKWFLAARHTNTLEVFGTYPAQSTEPPQHIKDAISAKLPGWKWGNFS from the coding sequence ATGCTGACCCTTCAATGCCCATATTGCGGCGTCGATGCCGAAGAGACCGAACTTCAGGGGGGCGGAGAAGCCCACCTCAAGCGCTTCGGTCCCGGATCGAACGACGACGACTTCGAAGGCTATCTCTTCTTGCGCGAAAACCAGAAGGGTATCCATTTCGAGCGCTGGCGCCATGCCTATGGCTGCGGCAAGTGGTTCCTTGCTGCACGCCACACCAACACGCTCGAAGTCTTCGGCACCTATCCCGCGCAGAGCACTGAGCCTCCGCAACACATCAAAGACGCGATTTCCGCCAAACTGCCCGGCTGGAAATGGGGGAACTTTTCATGA
- a CDS encoding sarcosine oxidase subunit gamma family protein yields MSNAVTPLGGAKTNIGGLTLEDMGLQGMISLRGDLSSKALAKAVKAVTGQGVPELRTANVAGGKGAAWMSPDELLLFVPYAEAESAVATISETMKAEHHLAVNVSDARGFMRLSGAGAHEVMSKNAPVDFHKDVFTAGMFRRSRLGQVAAAFWLDAEGGFNVVCFRSVADYVYRLLEVSAEAGAVDAL; encoded by the coding sequence ATGTCTAATGCAGTCACTCCACTTGGCGGTGCCAAGACGAACATCGGCGGCCTCACGCTCGAGGATATGGGTCTCCAAGGGATGATCAGCCTGCGCGGCGACCTCTCCTCCAAGGCTCTGGCCAAGGCGGTCAAGGCCGTCACAGGGCAGGGCGTGCCCGAGCTTCGCACCGCGAATGTTGCGGGCGGTAAGGGTGCGGCGTGGATGTCGCCGGACGAGCTTTTGCTCTTTGTGCCCTATGCCGAAGCCGAGAGCGCTGTGGCGACGATCTCCGAGACGATGAAGGCCGAGCATCACCTTGCCGTCAACGTATCGGATGCGCGCGGGTTCATGCGTCTGTCGGGTGCAGGCGCTCACGAGGTCATGTCCAAGAACGCGCCCGTGGATTTCCACAAGGATGTGTTCACCGCAGGCATGTTCCGCCGCTCGCGCCTTGGCCAAGTTGCTGCGGCCTTCTGGCTTGATGCCGAAGGCGGGTTCAATGTGGTCTGCTTCCGTTCTGTTGCTGACTATGTCTATCGCCTTCTTGAGGTTTCGGCCGAGGCGGGCGCAGTCGACGCGCTCTGA
- a CDS encoding sarcosine oxidase subunit beta family protein, whose translation MRRYSVFAIAREALRYHTGWERAWRAPQPKKKYDAIIVGAGGHGLATAYYLGKNFGITNVAIIEKGWLGGGNTGRNTTIIRSNYLQDPSAAIYEKARSLYETMSQDLNYNVMFSPRGLIMLAQTEHEVRGYQRTAHANALQGVATEFISPQQVKELVPIINLDGPRYPVLGGLLQKRGGTARHDAVAWGYARACSDMGMDVIQKCEVTGVRTEGGKVVGVSTTKGDIDCDKLGIVVAGHTSVLAEMAGFRLPIESVALQALVSEPIKPCMDVVVMANTVHGYMSQSDKGEMVIGGGTDAFNNYTQRGSFHHIEETVRALNETFPIISRLKMLRQWGGIVDMTGDRSPIISKTPVDGIFVNCGWGTGGFKAIPGSGWAMAELMAKGHSPLAEEFHMYRFREGKFIDESVAAGVAH comes from the coding sequence ATGAGACGCTATTCCGTTTTCGCGATTGCCCGTGAGGCTCTTCGCTATCACACAGGGTGGGAGCGCGCTTGGCGTGCGCCCCAGCCCAAGAAGAAATATGATGCCATCATCGTCGGGGCAGGCGGCCACGGTCTCGCGACCGCCTATTACCTCGGCAAGAATTTCGGCATCACCAATGTCGCCATCATCGAAAAAGGATGGCTCGGCGGCGGCAACACGGGTCGTAACACGACGATCATCCGTTCGAACTATCTTCAGGACCCGTCGGCCGCGATCTACGAAAAGGCACGTAGCCTTTACGAGACGATGTCGCAGGACCTGAACTACAACGTGATGTTCAGCCCGCGTGGCCTTATCATGTTGGCGCAGACCGAGCACGAAGTGCGCGGCTACCAGCGCACCGCCCACGCCAACGCGCTTCAGGGCGTGGCGACCGAATTCATCAGCCCCCAGCAGGTCAAGGAACTCGTTCCGATCATCAACCTCGATGGTCCGCGCTATCCCGTTCTGGGCGGTCTGTTGCAGAAACGCGGCGGCACGGCCCGTCACGATGCGGTGGCTTGGGGCTATGCCCGTGCTTGCTCCGACATGGGCATGGACGTGATCCAGAAATGCGAAGTCACGGGCGTGCGCACCGAAGGCGGCAAGGTCGTCGGCGTCTCCACGACCAAGGGCGACATCGATTGTGACAAGCTCGGCATCGTCGTTGCAGGTCACACTTCGGTTCTGGCCGAAATGGCGGGCTTCCGTCTCCCGATCGAATCCGTCGCGCTTCAGGCGCTTGTGTCCGAGCCGATCAAGCCTTGCATGGATGTGGTCGTCATGGCGAACACCGTGCACGGCTATATGTCCCAGTCCGACAAGGGCGAAATGGTCATCGGCGGCGGCACCGACGCTTTCAACAACTACACCCAGCGCGGCTCGTTCCACCACATCGAGGAAACCGTCCGCGCGCTCAACGAAACCTTCCCGATCATCAGCCGTCTCAAGATGTTGCGTCAGTGGGGCGGGATCGTTGACATGACCGGCGACCGCTCGCCCATCATCTCCAAAACCCCCGTCGACGGTATCTTCGTCAACTGCGGTTGGGGCACGGGCGGCTTCAAGGCGATCCCCGGCTCGGGCTGGGCGATGGCCGAGCTCATGGCCAAAGGGCATTCGCCGCTGGCCGAAGAATTCCACATGTATCGCTTCCGCGAAGGCAAATTCATCGATGAATCTGTCGCTGCGGGCGTGGCTCACTAA
- the ccmI gene encoding c-type cytochrome biogenesis protein CcmI, with product MFFWIISMSLAVIATVSLLLPLFRNTRTAATEDAVSEVDIYREQLAEVERDLERGVLDTAEAERTRTEIARRLLAADKAGSQQTGDAPLLASRMTSALFGVVVVALSAGLYLYVGAPGAQDLPLKARIAAGDDIRANRMSQAEAEELAQAMPRPEIDAPADYLEMVQQLRDIVPTRPDDQAGWRLLARHEAALTNYAAAAAAQAHLVDLVGAQVQITDLERLADYMVAATAGLVTPEAEAVSRQILERDTDNIAARYYLGLLYAQTDRPDVAFRLWKQVIDNGTPEQIHVELAKGQIEDAAWRAGVEYELPRTAALPGPTADQIEDAANMSAEDQGNMIQGMVGRLMDRLANEGGTPEEWARLINALGVIGDTDRALAIWTEAQGVFAGNTEALTQIRAAAQSAGVAQ from the coding sequence ATGTTTTTCTGGATTATCTCGATGTCTTTGGCCGTCATTGCGACGGTGTCGTTGCTGTTGCCCCTGTTCCGCAACACAAGGACCGCCGCGACCGAAGATGCCGTGAGCGAGGTGGACATCTATCGCGAGCAACTTGCCGAAGTGGAACGCGACCTGGAACGCGGCGTTCTCGACACCGCAGAGGCCGAGCGCACCCGCACGGAAATCGCGCGCCGTCTTCTGGCCGCCGACAAGGCAGGCTCCCAACAGACAGGGGATGCGCCGCTCCTTGCAAGCCGCATGACCTCTGCCCTCTTCGGCGTTGTTGTTGTTGCACTTTCTGCCGGTCTTTATCTCTATGTCGGTGCTCCGGGGGCACAGGACCTGCCGCTCAAGGCGCGCATCGCTGCGGGGGATGACATCCGCGCGAACCGTATGAGCCAGGCAGAAGCAGAAGAGCTTGCCCAAGCCATGCCGCGCCCCGAAATCGACGCCCCTGCGGATTATCTCGAGATGGTCCAGCAGCTCCGCGATATCGTCCCGACCCGCCCCGATGATCAGGCAGGCTGGAGGCTTCTTGCCCGTCACGAAGCGGCTTTGACCAATTACGCGGCGGCTGCAGCGGCGCAGGCCCATCTTGTCGATCTTGTCGGCGCACAGGTCCAGATCACCGATCTCGAGCGGCTTGCCGATTATATGGTTGCGGCAACGGCGGGACTTGTCACACCCGAAGCCGAAGCGGTCTCGCGCCAAATTCTCGAACGCGATACCGACAATATCGCCGCGCGCTATTACCTCGGGCTGCTTTATGCGCAAACCGACCGCCCCGACGTGGCCTTCCGCCTTTGGAAACAGGTCATCGACAACGGAACTCCCGAGCAAATCCACGTCGAACTTGCCAAAGGCCAGATCGAGGATGCCGCATGGCGTGCAGGCGTTGAATACGAGCTGCCCCGCACCGCCGCCCTCCCCGGACCCACGGCCGACCAGATCGAGGATGCAGCCAATATGTCCGCCGAAGATCAGGGCAACATGATCCAAGGCATGGTCGGCCGCCTCATGGACCGTCTGGCGAATGAAGGCGGCACGCCCGAGGAATGGGCCCGTCTGATCAATGCTTTGGGGGTTATTGGCGACACCGATCGCGCGCTCGCGATCTGGACCGAGGCCCAAGGCGTCTTTGCGGGCAACACCGAAGCGCTCACCCAAATCCGCGCCGCCGCGCAATCCGCAGGGGTGGCACAGTGA
- a CDS encoding O-acetylhomoserine aminocarboxypropyltransferase/cysteine synthase family protein — translation MSENQYGFDTLAIHAGTAPDPATGARQVPIYQTTAYVFRDAEHAAKLFNLEEVGYIYSRLTNPTVAALANRVAALEGAAGGIACSSGHAAQIMALFPLMQPGCNIVASSRLYGGTITQFSQTIKRFGWSAKFVDTEDLAAVEAAIDENTRAVFCETIANPGGYISDLDALAKIADAAGVPLIVDNTTATPYLCRPIEHGATLVVHSATKYLTGNGTVTGGIVVDSGKFDWSASDKFPSLSQPEPAYHGLTFHAALGAMAFTFHSIAVGLRDLGMTMNPQGAHYTLMGIETLALRMERHVANAKAVAEWLEKDPRIEGVTYAGLESSPWNERAGRIVPKGAGALFTVAVKGGYDACVKLVDNLKLFSHVANLGDARSLIIHPASTTHRQLEPEQQVKAGAAPNVVRVSIGIEDVKDIIADLDQALAKATA, via the coding sequence ATGAGCGAAAATCAATACGGTTTCGATACACTTGCCATCCACGCAGGCACCGCGCCCGATCCTGCAACAGGCGCGCGTCAGGTGCCGATCTATCAGACGACGGCCTATGTGTTCCGCGATGCCGAACATGCCGCAAAACTCTTCAACCTTGAAGAAGTGGGCTATATCTATTCGCGTCTGACCAACCCGACGGTTGCGGCTCTGGCCAATCGCGTTGCCGCTCTCGAAGGCGCGGCGGGCGGGATCGCCTGTTCTTCGGGTCACGCCGCGCAGATCATGGCGCTTTTCCCGCTGATGCAGCCCGGCTGCAATATCGTGGCCTCCTCGCGTCTTTACGGCGGCACGATCACCCAGTTCAGCCAGACGATCAAACGCTTCGGCTGGTCGGCCAAATTCGTCGATACCGAAGACCTTGCCGCTGTCGAGGCTGCCATCGACGAAAACACCCGCGCCGTGTTCTGCGAGACCATCGCGAACCCCGGCGGCTATATCAGTGACCTCGACGCTCTCGCCAAGATCGCGGATGCGGCGGGCGTTCCGCTCATCGTCGACAACACCACGGCCACGCCATATCTCTGCCGCCCGATCGAGCATGGCGCGACCCTTGTCGTGCATTCGGCCACCAAATACCTCACGGGCAACGGCACGGTGACGGGCGGTATCGTCGTCGACTCGGGCAAGTTCGACTGGTCCGCAAGCGACAAATTCCCCTCGCTCTCGCAGCCCGAGCCTGCTTATCACGGTCTGACCTTCCATGCCGCACTCGGCGCGATGGCCTTTACCTTCCACTCGATCGCTGTCGGTCTTCGTGACCTCGGTATGACCATGAACCCGCAGGGCGCGCATTACACCCTTATGGGGATCGAAACGCTTGCGCTTCGGATGGAGCGCCACGTTGCGAACGCCAAAGCCGTCGCCGAGTGGCTTGAAAAAGACCCGCGGATCGAAGGCGTCACCTATGCAGGTCTCGAAAGCTCGCCCTGGAACGAGCGTGCGGGCCGTATCGTGCCCAAAGGGGCAGGGGCTCTCTTCACCGTCGCAGTCAAGGGCGGTTATGACGCTTGCGTCAAGCTGGTCGACAACCTCAAGCTCTTTAGCCATGTAGCCAACCTCGGTGACGCGCGCAGCTTGATCATCCACCCTGCCTCGACCACCCACCGCCAGCTCGAGCCCGAGCAGCAGGTCAAAGCAGGCGCCGCACCGAATGTGGTCCGCGTTTCTATCGGCATCGAAGATGTGAAAGACATCATCGCCGACCTCGATCAGGCACTTGCCAAGGCAACCGCCTAA
- the ruvX gene encoding Holliday junction resolvase RuvX has translation MILEDTAEFAASLKPMRAICGLDLGTVTIGVAVSDNFRNVASPLETIKRKKFTTDAEALLAIIKKRELAGIVLGLPKNMDGSEGPRAQSTRAFARNLTKLTDVPITYWDERLSTVAAERALLEADTSRKRRDEVIDHVAAGFILQGLLDRLAFMGRAE, from the coding sequence GTGATCCTCGAAGACACCGCCGAATTTGCGGCCAGCCTGAAACCGATGCGCGCGATTTGCGGTCTCGATCTCGGGACCGTCACCATCGGCGTGGCGGTTTCGGACAATTTCCGAAATGTCGCGAGCCCGCTTGAAACCATCAAACGCAAGAAATTCACCACCGATGCCGAAGCGCTTCTTGCCATCATCAAAAAGCGCGAGCTGGCGGGGATCGTCCTTGGCCTGCCCAAGAATATGGACGGCAGCGAAGGCCCCCGCGCCCAATCCACCCGCGCCTTTGCGCGCAACCTGACCAAACTCACCGATGTGCCGATCACCTATTGGGACGAACGTCTCTCTACCGTGGCAGCGGAACGGGCGCTACTGGAGGCGGATACGTCTCGAAAGCGTCGCGATGAGGTGATCGACCATGTGGCGGCAGGGTTTATCCTTCAGGGGCTGCTGGACAGACTGGCATTCATGGGACGGGCGGAATGA
- the dusA gene encoding tRNA dihydrouridine(20/20a) synthase DusA, whose amino-acid sequence MLDTPPIQNPQSPATTRAARLSVAPMMDWTDRHCRYFHRLMSRETLLYTEMVTAPAIVRGEHERLLAYSPEEHPVALQIGGSDPKELAEATRISCGYGYDEVNLNVGCPSDRVQSGAFGAVLMKSPDLVAECVAAMIGASNVEVTVKCRIGVDEQNPEEVLPDFLEKVSAAGVRRFTIHARKAWLEGLSPKENRDIPPLDYDLVKRMKAAYPNLHISINGGIATLDHAVELLASGLDGVMIGRAAYHQPADILCDADARIYGGSEGPTAEEAVRQMLPYIEAHLVNGGRLNQITRHMLGAFAGRSGARGWRRILSQEAHKDGAGPETVLKALSSVTDAL is encoded by the coding sequence ATGCTCGACACACCCCCGATCCAGAACCCCCAGAGCCCCGCAACGACGCGGGCGGCGCGGCTTTCGGTTGCGCCGATGATGGATTGGACGGATCGCCATTGTCGGTATTTCCACCGCTTGATGAGCCGCGAGACGCTACTTTACACCGAAATGGTGACAGCGCCCGCGATTGTGCGGGGGGAACACGAACGTCTGCTCGCCTATAGCCCCGAAGAGCACCCCGTCGCGCTTCAGATCGGAGGGTCTGACCCCAAAGAGTTGGCCGAGGCGACGCGGATTTCCTGCGGGTATGGCTATGACGAGGTGAACCTCAATGTCGGCTGCCCCTCTGACCGCGTGCAGTCGGGGGCCTTTGGCGCGGTTCTGATGAAGTCGCCCGACCTTGTGGCCGAGTGTGTCGCCGCGATGATCGGGGCCTCCAACGTCGAAGTGACCGTCAAATGCCGTATTGGTGTGGACGAGCAGAACCCCGAAGAGGTGCTTCCCGATTTTCTCGAAAAGGTGAGCGCGGCAGGTGTGCGGCGCTTTACGATCCACGCCCGAAAAGCATGGCTCGAAGGGCTCAGCCCCAAGGAAAACAGGGATATTCCGCCGCTAGATTACGACCTCGTCAAACGCATGAAGGCCGCTTACCCAAATCTTCATATCTCGATCAACGGCGGGATCGCGACCCTTGATCACGCGGTCGAACTTCTTGCTTCGGGGCTGGACGGGGTGATGATCGGGCGGGCCGCCTATCATCAGCCTGCGGATATCCTGTGCGACGCCGATGCGCGCATTTACGGCGGCTCTGAGGGGCCGACCGCAGAAGAGGCCGTGCGCCAGATGCTTCCTTATATCGAAGCGCACCTTGTCAACGGTGGGCGGTTGAACCAGATCACCCGACATATGCTTGGGGCTTTTGCAGGCCGCAGCGGGGCGCGGGGCTGGCGACGCATCCTCTCGCAAGAGGCGCACAAGGATGGAGCAGGGCCGGAAACGGTGCTCAAGGCCCTGTCCTCGGTCACGGATGCACTCTGA
- a CDS encoding sulfite exporter TauE/SafE family protein, whose amino-acid sequence MGDMGLLFAMAAVLVVIGAFAGVLAGLLGVGGGIVLVPAFFYAFTTLGYGGADLMQVCLATSLATIIVTSIRSVLSHNKKGAVDWEILKGWAPGIAIGAVIGMLTAASLRSQQLQMIFGVLAVVIGLYMTFGKSEWRLGNAMPRGAKALAGSPVIGFLSVLMGIGGGSFGVPTMTLFNVPIHRAVATAAGFGVIIAVPSVAGFLLTDVDPASKPPFTIGAVNLVAFGLVIAMTLITAPMGATLAHKTDAKRLKRVFGLFLILVALNMLRKALGY is encoded by the coding sequence ATGGGCGATATGGGATTGTTGTTTGCGATGGCGGCGGTGCTCGTCGTGATCGGTGCTTTTGCAGGCGTTCTTGCGGGTTTGCTCGGGGTCGGCGGCGGGATCGTGCTCGTTCCTGCGTTCTTTTACGCCTTTACGACCTTGGGCTATGGCGGGGCCGATCTGATGCAGGTCTGTCTTGCGACCTCGCTTGCGACCATCATCGTCACCTCGATCCGCTCGGTGCTTTCGCACAACAAAAAGGGCGCCGTGGATTGGGAAATTCTCAAGGGCTGGGCGCCGGGGATCGCGATCGGTGCCGTGATCGGGATGTTGACGGCGGCTTCGCTACGCTCGCAACAACTCCAGATGATCTTCGGCGTGCTTGCCGTGGTCATCGGCCTCTACATGACCTTCGGCAAATCCGAATGGCGTCTCGGCAATGCGATGCCGCGCGGGGCCAAGGCGCTTGCCGGCTCGCCCGTCATCGGGTTCCTGTCGGTTCTGATGGGGATCGGTGGCGGCTCCTTCGGGGTGCCGACCATGACGCTCTTCAACGTGCCGATCCATCGCGCGGTTGCGACTGCAGCAGGCTTTGGCGTGATCATCGCCGTGCCCTCCGTTGCGGGGTTCTTGCTGACCGATGTCGATCCCGCCTCCAAGCCGCCCTTTACCATCGGGGCGGTCAACCTCGTGGCCTTTGGGCTTGTCATCGCCATGACGCTCATCACAGCGCCGATGGGCGCGACCCTCGCCCACAAGACCGATGCAAAGCGACTCAAGCGGGTGTTCGGTCTGTTCCTGATCCTAGTGGCGCTCAATATGCTTCGGAAAGCTTTGGGTTATTGA
- a CDS encoding sarcosine oxidase subunit alpha family protein — MSTRLAKGGRLIDSTKPLDFTFNGKRLKGYEGDSLASALLANDQMMVGRSFKYHRPRGIVASGAEEPNALVNLGTGGKFEPNQRVTTQELFDGLTATSQNHWPSLEFDIGAVNQLFARFLPAGFYYKMFIHPRPFWKHIYEPFIRQSAGLGKAPTEKDADTYEHFYFYCDVAVIGGGIAGLAAALEAGRSGARVLVMEQEAHWGGRAVVDGVMIDGEPAEQWIDNTLAELDAMENVTLRERMMGAGVYDHGYVLGYERLTDHDPKLAGPRHRLWRIRTKQIVTATGAIERPLSFAGNDIPGVMLAAAMRDYLVNYGVSVGDRTVVVTNNDDAYRTALALVDAGLVVPAIIDARPQGGGELMEEAIARGIRVEKGRGIAKVKGRARVTGVAICAQEGEGAVLAEIDCDAVAMSGGWSPVVHLWSHCGGKLNWDADQAMFRPDATRAPTGADGEAFVTTAGTANGHLFSAEVLVDGYTAGRSAAQVAGFTPAATEAAVGEDATQAPLLPIWLMPQGAGHALKSKAWLDFQNDVKVSDIQLAAREGYESVEHAKRYTTIGMATDQGKLSNINGLAILSQALDEAIPNVGTTTFRPPYTPISMGSIGGAARDELFQPIRKTPIQGWHDENGAVYEPVGQWRRPYTFTRGGESKHDAVKREILNTRNNVGLLDASTLGKIIVKGPDAGKFLDMLYTNMMSNLPVGKCRYGLMCSENGFLMDDGVVARIDEETWLCHTTTGGADRIHGWMEDWLQCEWWDWKVYTANVTEQYAQIAVVGPKGRQLLEKLGGMDVSKETLPFMQWADGVLGGFNARVYRISFSGELSYEIAVPASQGRAFWDALWSAGQEFGVMPYGTEGLHVMRAEKGFIMIGDETDGTVIPQDLNLGWAISKKKEDYLGKRAQERSHMADPNRWKLVGLETLDGSVLPDGSYAIAQGKNANGQRNTQGRVTSTYYSPTLGRGIAMGLVHNGPDRMGEVIEFNTTNGGTIKAKIVDPVFYDKEGAKQNV, encoded by the coding sequence ATGAGCACTCGTCTTGCAAAAGGCGGCCGTCTGATCGACAGCACCAAGCCGCTCGACTTCACCTTTAACGGTAAGCGCCTCAAGGGCTACGAGGGCGACAGCCTCGCCTCGGCTCTTCTGGCCAACGACCAGATGATGGTCGGCCGTTCGTTCAAATACCACCGTCCGCGCGGCATCGTCGCTTCGGGTGCAGAAGAGCCGAACGCTCTTGTGAACCTCGGCACGGGCGGCAAGTTCGAACCGAACCAGCGCGTCACCACGCAAGAGTTGTTCGACGGTCTGACCGCCACCAGCCAGAACCACTGGCCGAGCCTTGAATTCGACATCGGCGCCGTGAACCAGCTTTTCGCACGGTTCCTGCCTGCTGGTTTCTACTACAAGATGTTCATTCATCCGCGTCCGTTCTGGAAGCATATCTATGAACCCTTCATCCGCCAGTCCGCAGGTCTCGGCAAAGCGCCGACCGAAAAGGATGCGGATACCTACGAGCACTTCTACTTCTATTGCGACGTTGCCGTGATCGGCGGCGGGATCGCGGGTCTTGCCGCCGCTCTCGAAGCGGGTCGTTCGGGCGCTCGCGTTCTTGTCATGGAGCAAGAGGCTCATTGGGGCGGCCGCGCCGTTGTCGACGGTGTCATGATCGACGGCGAGCCCGCCGAGCAGTGGATCGACAACACGCTTGCCGAGCTTGACGCGATGGAAAACGTCACCCTGCGCGAGCGGATGATGGGCGCAGGCGTCTATGACCACGGCTATGTCCTTGGTTACGAACGTCTGACGGACCACGACCCCAAGCTTGCGGGCCCGCGTCACCGTCTGTGGCGTATCCGCACCAAGCAGATCGTGACCGCAACGGGTGCCATCGAACGTCCTCTCTCCTTTGCGGGCAACGACATCCCCGGCGTCATGCTGGCGGCTGCGATGCGCGACTATCTGGTGAACTATGGCGTATCGGTCGGTGACCGCACCGTTGTCGTCACCAACAACGACGATGCCTATCGCACCGCGCTTGCGCTGGTCGATGCGGGTCTGGTTGTTCCCGCCATCATCGACGCCCGTCCGCAAGGTGGCGGCGAGCTGATGGAAGAGGCGATTGCCCGCGGTATCCGCGTTGAAAAAGGCCGCGGCATCGCCAAGGTCAAAGGCCGCGCCCGTGTCACCGGCGTTGCCATCTGTGCCCAAGAGGGCGAGGGCGCCGTTCTGGCCGAGATCGACTGTGATGCGGTCGCCATGTCAGGCGGCTGGTCTCCTGTCGTGCACCTCTGGTCGCATTGCGGCGGCAAGCTGAACTGGGACGCCGATCAGGCGATGTTCCGTCCCGACGCAACCCGTGCACCGACGGGCGCAGACGGTGAGGCATTCGTCACCACCGCAGGCACCGCCAACGGCCATCTCTTCAGCGCCGAAGTTCTGGTTGATGGTTACACCGCAGGCCGCAGCGCAGCACAGGTCGCCGGGTTCACGCCCGCCGCGACCGAAGCTGCCGTGGGCGAGGACGCGACCCAAGCGCCGCTTCTTCCGATCTGGCTCATGCCCCAGGGCGCTGGTCATGCGCTGAAGTCCAAAGCATGGCTCGACTTCCAGAACGACGTAAAGGTCTCGGATATCCAGCTTGCTGCCCGTGAAGGCTATGAGAGCGTCGAACACGCCAAGCGCTATACCACGATCGGCATGGCAACAGATCAGGGTAAGTTGAGCAACATCAACGGCTTGGCGATCCTTTCTCAGGCTCTGGATGAGGCGATCCCCAACGTCGGCACCACCACGTTCCGTCCGCCCTATACCCCCATTTCGATGGGCTCCATCGGCGGCGCGGCGCGTGACGAGCTGTTCCAGCCGATCCGCAAGACCCCGATCCAAGGGTGGCATGACGAAAACGGCGCGGTCTATGAACCCGTCGGCCAGTGGCGTCGTCCCTACACCTTTACCCGTGGCGGCGAGAGCAAGCATGACGCGGTGAAGCGCGAGATCCTGAACACCCGCAACAACGTGGGTCTTCTCGATGCATCGACGCTCGGCAAGATCATCGTCAAGGGCCCCGACGCGGGCAAGTTCCTCGACATGCTCTACACCAATATGATGAGCAATCTTCCCGTCGGCAAATGCCGCTATGGCCTGATGTGTTCGGAAAACGGTTTCCTTATGGATGACGGCGTTGTTGCCCGCATCGACGAAGAGACCTGGCTCTGCCACACCACCACAGGCGGCGCTGACCGTATCCACGGCTGGATGGAAGACTGGCTCCAGTGCGAATGGTGGGACTGGAAGGTCTATACCGCCAACGTGACCGAGCAATACGCCCAGATCGCCGTTGTCGGCCCCAAAGGTCGCCAGCTCCTCGAAAAGCTCGGCGGAATGGACGTCTCCAAGGAAACGCTGCCCTTCATGCAGTGGGCGGACGGTGTTCTTGGCGGCTTCAATGCCCGCGTTTACCGCATCTCTTTCTCGGGCGAGCTGTCCTATGAAATCGCGGTGCCTGCCTCGCAGGGTCGTGCCTTCTGGGATGCGCTCTGGAGCGCGGGTCAGGAGTTCGGCGTGATGCCCTACGGCACCGAAGGTCTCCACGTCATGCGCGCCGAAAAAGGCTTCATCATGATCGGCGACGAAACCGACGGCACGGTGATCCCGCAGGATCTCAACCTCGGTTGGGCGATCTCCAAGAAGAAAGAGGACTACCTCGGCAAACGGGCGCAGGAGCGGAGCCACATGGCCGATCCGAACCGCTGGAAGCTGGTGGGCCTTGAAACGCTCGATGGCTCGGTGCTTCCCGATGGGTCCTATGCGATTGCCCAAGGCAAGAACGCCAACGGCCAGCGCAACACCCAAGGCCGCGTGACCTCGACCTATTACTCGCCGACCCTCGGGCGCGGCATTGCGATGGGACTTGTGCACAACGGACCCGACCGCATGGGCGAGGTGATCGAGTTCAACACCACGAACGGCGGAACCATCAAGGCCAAGATCGTTGATCCTGTCTTCTATGACAAAGAGGGGGCAAAGCAGAATGTCTAA
- a CDS encoding DUF1289 domain-containing protein, whose translation MSAPENTDNIWKRAEIESPCVKVCVVHPEERICIGCLRTLDEIGGWSRMTPEARKAVMAELPSRKGRVAKRRGGRAARLERDQ comes from the coding sequence ATGAGCGCACCTGAAAACACCGACAACATCTGGAAGCGGGCCGAGATTGAAAGCCCCTGCGTCAAGGTCTGCGTTGTCCATCCCGAAGAGCGCATCTGCATCGGCTGTCTGCGCACGCTTGACGAGATCGGCGGCTGGTCCCGTATGACACCCGAAGCGCGCAAAGCCGTGATGGCAGAGCTTCCCTCTCGCAAAGGACGCGTCGCCAAACGGCGCGGAGGCCGCGCCGCTCGGCTTGAACGGGATCAATAA